The genomic stretch ACGCATGCTGTTGCAAGGCTTCATGATATTGTCAGAAGCATAGAGATCAGCGGCGGAAGGATCGTTGACACAAGCTTCAACGAGGATATTGAAGAGTATAATGTTCTGCCTGAATACAGATCCCATAGCGTTTCCGGTTTTATAACCATAATGAGGGGCTGTGATAACTTCTGCTCATATTGTGTTGTGCCTCATGTCAGGGGCAGAGAATCCAGCAGAAAGCCTGATGCCATAATTTCAGAGATCAGGTCAGCTGTAAAAGGCGGCAGAAAGGAAATTACCCTTCTTGGCCAGAATGTAAACAGTTATGGTAAAAAGGAAGGTCTTCCTTCATTCCCTGAACTTCTCAGAATGATCCATGACATTGAAGGTCTTGAAAGAATACGTTTTGCGACTTCCCATCCCAAGGATATGTCGGATGAACTTGTAAAGGCGTATAAGGATCTTGATAAACTTTGCAAGCATATTCATCTTCCTGTTCAGTGTGGATCTGACAGAATTCTAAAGAGCATGAACAGAAAATATACAAGCGCAGATTATTTTGAAAAGATAGAAAAACTCAGAAACGCATGTCCTGATATCGCCATAACATCGGATATGATTGTTGGTTTTCCAGGTGAAGAGCTTGAGGATTTTGAGGCAACGCTTGATCTTGTAAGAAAGGTGGAGTTTGATAATATTTTTGCATTCGCATATTCTGACAGGCCATTTGCGCCTGCTGCTATGTTTGAGGGCAAGATGCCTGAAAAAGAGAGAAAAAGAAGACTGAACGAGCTGCTTGATGTTCAGGACGAAATTTCTAAAAAGAAGAATGTGGCAATGGAAGGCAGAACTGAAGTTGTTCTTGTTGAAGGAATGAGCAGACGTTCTAATTCAGATTCGGATGTTGCGGATTCTGAGCCGGTTCAATGGACAGGCAGGACAGACGGAAATAAAGTGCTTAATTTTACTGTTGAGCAGGATGGATCCGGCTCTGACGTAAGTATTGATCTGACAGGAAAAATAATACCGGTGGTGGTTGCAGATGGTCTTGGCCATTCCCTAAGAGGCGTGGCAAAACTTAAGAATCTCGACTTATAAGGAGAGCATTCCATGATAGATCTTCATATGCATACAGTTTTCAGCGATGGTGAACTCATTCCTTCGGAGCTTGCAAGAAGGGCAGAGGCGATTGGTCTTAAAGGCATGGCCATCACGGATCACGGCGATTTTTCCAATATGGATCATATTATTCCCAGGCTTGTGAAGGTTTCCGAATATATGAACAGCCTGCCAGGGATAAGAGTTCTGCCTGGAATTGAGATAACCCACGTACCGCCCCCGCATATCGATGAAGCCGTAAAACTTGCCAGGAGCCTTGGCGCTAAGGTTGTGATTGTTCATGGAGAAACGGTTGTGGAACCTGTGGCCAAAGGGACTAATCTTGCCGCTATCATGGCAGGTGTGGATATTCTTGCGCATCCAGGACTAATTACTGCTGAGGAAGCTTCCCTTGCTGCTGAAAAGGGAGTTTGTCTTGAAATAACCGCAAGGGGCGGGCATTCGCTTTCTAATGGTCATGTGGCTATAATGGCCAAAAAAGCAGGGGCCATGATGGTTCTTAACACAGATTCCCATGCTCCTCGTGACCTAATTAACGAAGCCTTTGCCATTACAGTGGCCATTGGTGCCGGTCTTGGCATTGATGACTTCAAAAAAATGCAGGAAAATGCCTCGAAATTTTTCAAAGAGGTTGGTTTTTGTTAATTGCCGCTTAATTTTTGATAATAATTGTTTGTGATAGTTATTTATTGACAATGGGAATTATAGCTTATAAGCCATTAGCTATAATTCCTTTTTTTTATTGTGTTTTATGTCGATAGCCCAATATGCGCATCGCATTTTGACAACATAACAACCTTAAATTATTTCCACGCCATGCATTCAATTCTTGCTATAGATGATGAGGCTGTTCTCCTGAACTTTATCCAGGGGATTCTTGAACACTCCGGTTTCAGTGTTGTAACTGCTAATGATGGTCTTGAGGGTATTAAAATTTTTGACAAGGGCAAGTTTGATCTTGTTATAACAGATGTAATTATGCCCAATGCAGACGGTTGTGCTGTGGCTGCTTTTGTACGCGAAAAAACCGGTGGCTCGGTCCCTGTTATCGGTATATCAGGTACTCCATGGATGCTCGATGAAAAAATATTTGATGCAGTACTTGCAAAGCCTTTTTCCATAGATTGTCTATTGTCCAGGGTGAGAAGTTTTTTCTCAAGAAAATAGACTTTTTTCTGTTCTTTTCGTCATTCCCGTTCCTGCCTCATCATGTTCAATATTTCCAGGGCCTTTTCGAACTCAAGATTATTGATGTACTGTTCAATTGAGTCCATATCTCCTTGATATGATCCGCAAAAAAGATTTTTCAATTCCATAAAACAGTTTATAGCCGCAATATTATTATGGCTTAGATGTTCGTGAAGCTTCGAGAACAGATCGTTGATGATCAGAGAGTCAGCTCTCTGAAAATTATTTCTGTCATCTGTCTGATATTCATTTGTATCCTTAATTGATCTTAGCCATGCCTTTATGCCCTCTGATACCAGCGCTGTCTCTTGTTCAAGATTATCAAGTGTCCTGAAAGATGACTGCATATCACCTGTTTTGATGTCATTTTCTAGTTTAGAAGCTATCAGTGAAATCCGGGTAGCTCCTATATTAGCGCTTATGCCTTTAAATGTGTGGCAGGCAATTGATGCCATGCGATTATCTTTTGACTTGATAAATTCCCTTACTCTGGAAGGTTCTGAAGAGTATTTCATGGCAAATCCTTTCAGGATATCAACATAAAGTCTCTTGTTTCCAGCCATGTGCCTAAGGCCTGCATCCATGTCTATGCCTGAAATATAATCATCAGGAAAACTATCATCATGATCTGGTTTTTCCGAAGCTTTTGGTTGAATCTCCTGCTCTATTTTTTTTGTGCTTATCCATTTATTTAGGGCATGAAAAAGCTGAATTGGATCGATTGGTTTTGAAACATAGTCATCCATCCCTGATTCAATACATTTTTGCAGGTCGTCTTTTAAAGCGTGGGCAGTGGCTGCTATTATAGGAAGATGCATCATGGCCCGGTTATCAATCATATTTTCGTTTTCCCACATCCTGATCTGGCGGGCAGCCTCATATCCATCCATTACAGGCATCTGGATGTCCATGAGCAGAGAATCATAATCATTGTTTTTCTTGATAAGATCCAGAGCCTCTTTGCCATTATTGACCACATCCACAATAAATCCTGCCTGTTCAAGTATTTCAACGGCAATCTGCTGATTCAGTTCATTGTCTTCAGCTATGAGTATTTTTGCCCCTCTTACTTGCGAAAGGTCAATATCCATATTCTGGTTTTTATCATGAACAATGTCATTGGCTTCTTTGGCAGAGAGTGTATCAATGCCCGCTGAAAATATTTCCACTATTGCATCAAACAGAACAGATGGCTTGATCGGTTTGAACAGAAAAGCTTCGACACCTTCGTTTTCTGCTTTTTTCATGATTTTTTCTCTGCCATAGGCTGTCATCAGGATGATCTTTGGCACAGATTCTTTACCTGGCATTTGCCTTATTTTCTGAATTGTCTCAATTCCATCCATTTCAGGCATTTTCCAGTCGACTATAACGAGACTGAAATTGTTTGCTGCTTCGATCATTTGAATTCCATGTAGTCCTGACGAAGCAGTCGTAACTTCAAAGGAGAAGGCTGATAGCATTTCACCCATGATTTCCAAGGCAGAAGCATTGTCATCAATCAGCAGGACCTTCATGCCCCGAAGGTCAATCGGAATATACCTTTTTTGACTTTCAGGGGATTTTACTTTTTCAAAAAAGGCTGTAAATGAGAAGCAGCTTCCCTTGCCTGGCTCACTCTCAACCCTTATGTCTCCGCCCATGAGTTCCGTGAGGTTTTTGCAAATTGCAAGGCCAAGACCTGTTCCGCCATACTTGCGGGTGATCGACGAATCTGCCTG from Desulforegula conservatrix Mb1Pa encodes the following:
- a CDS encoding histidinol phosphate phosphatase domain-containing protein, producing the protein MIDLHMHTVFSDGELIPSELARRAEAIGLKGMAITDHGDFSNMDHIIPRLVKVSEYMNSLPGIRVLPGIEITHVPPPHIDEAVKLARSLGAKVVIVHGETVVEPVAKGTNLAAIMAGVDILAHPGLITAEEASLAAEKGVCLEITARGGHSLSNGHVAIMAKKAGAMMVLNTDSHAPRDLINEAFAITVAIGAGLGIDDFKKMQENASKFFKEVGFC
- a CDS encoding response regulator, with product MHSILAIDDEAVLLNFIQGILEHSGFSVVTANDGLEGIKIFDKGKFDLVITDVIMPNADGCAVAAFVREKTGGSVPVIGISGTPWMLDEKIFDAVLAKPFSIDCLLSRVRSFFSRK
- a CDS encoding response regulator, with amino-acid sequence MMFVLKSLISRIGVIIIITEVIILSAMGVYYIEKFSREVDKALESQILLPGKLMNRQLLKYESIANKDTMVDILGERFSSGFVFSRNLKIYYALDKNMIGNSANEIIKSEAPEFSENQITPLLLRTKDSEKSFIICITPLFAYEGASPFFFSFVKAETSKSEADKKGILILFIWGSGLCILFTSVFLIFFTRKLVISPIRKLDASVHLITSGQLDQPLEIKRNDEIGKLALSFEKMRDSINEYIKQLGESEKKYREIFENAVEGMFQISSENRFMAANRAMASIFAFESTDELLESIKDIRLQVFLNHEDCDRLLYNLNKEGHIMAVESVFVKKNGEAFWGSVTARKAYDEKNGKAFYEGSILDITESHLRAQAESERQKAESIAETKSNFLAHMSHEIRTPLNAIMGMCHLAMKTSLTPKQTDYLDKINSSSKSLLGILNDILDFSKIEAGKLEMESIDFSLEEVFSYVATIASLAAEEKGIELIINIEKNTPKILRGDPLRLGQILVNLTTNAIKFTESGEIIIAVRILKDGKSQLGMEFSVTDTGIGLTEDQISRLFVSFTQADSSITRKYGGTGLGLAICKNLTELMGGDIRVESEPGKGSCFSFTAFFEKVKSPESQKRYIPIDLRGMKVLLIDDNASALEIMGEMLSAFSFEVTTASSGLHGIQMIEAANNFSLVIVDWKMPEMDGIETIQKIRQMPGKESVPKIILMTAYGREKIMKKAENEGVEAFLFKPIKPSVLFDAIVEIFSAGIDTLSAKEANDIVHDKNQNMDIDLSQVRGAKILIAEDNELNQQIAVEILEQAGFIVDVVNNGKEALDLIKKNNDYDSLLMDIQMPVMDGYEAARQIRMWENENMIDNRAMMHLPIIAATAHALKDDLQKCIESGMDDYVSKPIDPIQLFHALNKWISTKKIEQEIQPKASEKPDHDDSFPDDYISGIDMDAGLRHMAGNKRLYVDILKGFAMKYSSEPSRVREFIKSKDNRMASIACHTFKGISANIGATRISLIASKLENDIKTGDMQSSFRTLDNLEQETALVSEGIKAWLRSIKDTNEYQTDDRNNFQRADSLIINDLFSKLHEHLSHNNIAAINCFMELKNLFCGSYQGDMDSIEQYINNLEFEKALEILNMMRQERE
- the miaB gene encoding tRNA (N6-isopentenyl adenosine(37)-C2)-methylthiotransferase MiaB gives rise to the protein MSNKLVYIYTIGCQMNVYDSEQFEKLLAPLGYSRTEFLEQADLVITNTCSVREKAEEKAFSFIGRLQALKKKKKSLISGVAGCVAQQEGKNILDRLPYVDFVIGTHAVARLHDIVRSIEISGGRIVDTSFNEDIEEYNVLPEYRSHSVSGFITIMRGCDNFCSYCVVPHVRGRESSRKPDAIISEIRSAVKGGRKEITLLGQNVNSYGKKEGLPSFPELLRMIHDIEGLERIRFATSHPKDMSDELVKAYKDLDKLCKHIHLPVQCGSDRILKSMNRKYTSADYFEKIEKLRNACPDIAITSDMIVGFPGEELEDFEATLDLVRKVEFDNIFAFAYSDRPFAPAAMFEGKMPEKERKRRLNELLDVQDEISKKKNVAMEGRTEVVLVEGMSRRSNSDSDVADSEPVQWTGRTDGNKVLNFTVEQDGSGSDVSIDLTGKIIPVVVADGLGHSLRGVAKLKNLDL